Proteins encoded in a region of the Oxyura jamaicensis isolate SHBP4307 breed ruddy duck chromosome 17, BPBGC_Ojam_1.0, whole genome shotgun sequence genome:
- the CIZ1 gene encoding cip1-interacting zinc finger protein isoform X4, producing the protein MFNQQQFQQQLLQLQHLLQQQQHHHHHHPPAQQGGRGLPPPPPQQQQMLSLRATNQPSLLNANPMLQRALLMQQMQGNLRGFNMTAPALQQFFPQATRHSLLGPPPVGVSLKPTRLGFPSLPFQRQNRMFRKDFQRVPDRKRELDAGSSSQTQGDEKMEIPEEAQAGSEQNNNSPSTEPRTPTESVLNAEPAAKRLKSVTEESALEDAAGSKEESSTHGQADGTDNVKEYAAEDLSKERKFSEEPKAPEVLSSGGSLKVTIQQSSESRAISTTALKPGHWTCEVGTADPSPESVLKFYCYICKTNCCSQQNFQSHMAGIQHQQRLGEIQHMSNVCFVSLLPMVKEQKLLAEKDGETQQRWCNTCQIHFTGDLIKHRRTQEHKLAKRSLRPFCTVCSRHFKTPRKFVEHMKSPEHKQKAKEVRMGEKELGSPEDSEELITVDAVGCFEDDEEEEEEEGIGEDEDDLDVVLVENEDSAAKQTGLKEVSLEDYEGSEKYCPDTAYVSLLWQPDFSLNIKHTAIPW; encoded by the exons ATGTTCAACCAGCAGcagttccagcagcagctgctgcagctccagcacctcctccagcagcagcagcaccaccatcaccaccatcCCCCGGCGCAGCAGGGAGGCCG GGGTTTGCCGCCACCACCACCGCAACAGCAACAGATGCTGAGCTTACGTGCAACAAATCAACCATCGCTTCTCAATGCCAATCCTATGCTTCAGCGGGCCTTACTCATGCAACAGATGCAAG GAAACTTGCGTGGATTTAACATgacagccccagcactgcagcagttttttcctcAGGCTACAAGACATTCCCTCCTAGGGCCACCACCTGTTGGGGTCTCATTAAAGCCGACTCGCCTGGGCTTCCCCAGCCTTCCCTTCCAGCGGCAGAACCGGATGTTTCGCAAG GACTTCCAGAGGGTCCCCGACAGGAAGCGGGAACTAGATGCAGGCTCTTCATCTCAGACACAAGGTGATGAGAAAATGGAAATCCCAGAGGAAGCGCAAGCAGGGTCAGAGCAGAACAACAACTCTCCATCCACAG AACCAAGAACTCCAACAGAATCTGTGTTGAACGCTGAGCCTGCAGCAAAAAGACTGAAGAG TGTGACTGAAGAGTCTGCATTAGAGgatgcagcaggcagcaaggaAGAGTCGAGCACCCATGGCCAAGCTGATG GTACAGACAATGTAAAGGAGTACGCAGCTGAAGATCTCTCTAAAGAGAGGAAATTCTCTGAGGAACCAAAAGCTCCTGAG GTGTTGAGCTCCGGAGGTTCACTGAAAGTCACTATCCAGCAGAGCAGCGAGAGCAGAGCTATCAGTACAACAGCTCTGAAACCAGGGCACTGGACCTGCGAGGTGGGCACAGCTGATCCCAGCCCTGAATCAGTCCTTAAATTCTACTGTTACATCTGCAAGACCAACTGCTGCAGTCAGCAG AATTTCCAATCCCACATGGCTGGAATTCAGCACCAGCAGCGCCTCGGGGAGATTCAGCACATGAGCAacgtttgttttgtttcactacTGCCTATGGTGAAGGAGCAGAAGTTGCTGGCAGAGAAAGATGG AGAGACCCAGCAGCGGTGGTGTAACACTTGTCAGATACACTTCACAGGGGATCTTATCAAACATCGCAGGACCCAGGAACACAAG CTGGCCAAACGCTCGCTTCGTCCTTTCTGTACTGTCTGCAGCCGCCACTTCAAGACCCCTCGCAAGTTTGTGGAGCATATGAAATCCCCCGAGCACAAACAGAAAGCCAAAGAG GTGAGAATGGGAGAGAAGGAGTTGGGCAGCCCCGAAGATTCAGAGGAGTTGATCACAGTGGATGCTGTTGGCTGTTTTGAAgatgatgaggaggaggaggaagaggaaggaattGGTGAGGATGAAGATGACCTTGATGTAGTGCTGGTAGAGAATGAGGATTCTGCTGCCAAGCAG
- the CIZ1 gene encoding cip1-interacting zinc finger protein isoform X3 yields MFNQQQFQQQLLQLQHLLQQQQHHHHHHPPAQQGGRGLPPPPPQQQQMLSLRATNQPSLLNANPMLQRALLMQQMQGNLRGFNMTAPALQQFFPQATRHSLLGPPPVGVSLKPTRLGFPSLPFQRQNRMFRKDFQRVPDRKRELDAGSSSQTQGDEKMEIPEEAQAGSEQNNNSPSTEPRTPTESVLNAEPAAKRLKSVTEESALEDAAGSKEESSTHGQADGTDNVKEYAAEDLSKERKFSEEPKAPEVLSSGGSLKVTIQQSSESRAISTTALKPGHWTCEVGTADPSPESVLKFYCYICKTNCCSQQNFQSHMAGIQHQQRLGEIQHMSNVCFVSLLPMVKEQKLLAEKDGETQQRWCNTCQIHFTGDLIKHRRTQEHKLAKRSLRPFCTVCSRHFKTPRKFVEHMKSPEHKQKAKEVRMGEKELGSPEDSEELITVDAVGCFEDDEEEEEEEGIGEDEDDLDVVLVENEDSAAKQTGLKEVSLEDYEGSEKYCPDTAYEIQGSKASCHSCLPRGSFAFPGLQLPIAG; encoded by the exons ATGTTCAACCAGCAGcagttccagcagcagctgctgcagctccagcacctcctccagcagcagcagcaccaccatcaccaccatcCCCCGGCGCAGCAGGGAGGCCG GGGTTTGCCGCCACCACCACCGCAACAGCAACAGATGCTGAGCTTACGTGCAACAAATCAACCATCGCTTCTCAATGCCAATCCTATGCTTCAGCGGGCCTTACTCATGCAACAGATGCAAG GAAACTTGCGTGGATTTAACATgacagccccagcactgcagcagttttttcctcAGGCTACAAGACATTCCCTCCTAGGGCCACCACCTGTTGGGGTCTCATTAAAGCCGACTCGCCTGGGCTTCCCCAGCCTTCCCTTCCAGCGGCAGAACCGGATGTTTCGCAAG GACTTCCAGAGGGTCCCCGACAGGAAGCGGGAACTAGATGCAGGCTCTTCATCTCAGACACAAGGTGATGAGAAAATGGAAATCCCAGAGGAAGCGCAAGCAGGGTCAGAGCAGAACAACAACTCTCCATCCACAG AACCAAGAACTCCAACAGAATCTGTGTTGAACGCTGAGCCTGCAGCAAAAAGACTGAAGAG TGTGACTGAAGAGTCTGCATTAGAGgatgcagcaggcagcaaggaAGAGTCGAGCACCCATGGCCAAGCTGATG GTACAGACAATGTAAAGGAGTACGCAGCTGAAGATCTCTCTAAAGAGAGGAAATTCTCTGAGGAACCAAAAGCTCCTGAG GTGTTGAGCTCCGGAGGTTCACTGAAAGTCACTATCCAGCAGAGCAGCGAGAGCAGAGCTATCAGTACAACAGCTCTGAAACCAGGGCACTGGACCTGCGAGGTGGGCACAGCTGATCCCAGCCCTGAATCAGTCCTTAAATTCTACTGTTACATCTGCAAGACCAACTGCTGCAGTCAGCAG AATTTCCAATCCCACATGGCTGGAATTCAGCACCAGCAGCGCCTCGGGGAGATTCAGCACATGAGCAacgtttgttttgtttcactacTGCCTATGGTGAAGGAGCAGAAGTTGCTGGCAGAGAAAGATGG AGAGACCCAGCAGCGGTGGTGTAACACTTGTCAGATACACTTCACAGGGGATCTTATCAAACATCGCAGGACCCAGGAACACAAG CTGGCCAAACGCTCGCTTCGTCCTTTCTGTACTGTCTGCAGCCGCCACTTCAAGACCCCTCGCAAGTTTGTGGAGCATATGAAATCCCCCGAGCACAAACAGAAAGCCAAAGAG GTGAGAATGGGAGAGAAGGAGTTGGGCAGCCCCGAAGATTCAGAGGAGTTGATCACAGTGGATGCTGTTGGCTGTTTTGAAgatgatgaggaggaggaggaagaggaaggaattGGTGAGGATGAAGATGACCTTGATGTAGTGCTGGTAGAGAATGAGGATTCTGCTGCCAAGCAG
- the CIZ1 gene encoding cip1-interacting zinc finger protein isoform X5, which yields MFNQQQFQQQLLQLQHLLQQQQHHHHHHPPAQQGGRGLPPPPPQQQQMLSLRATNQPSLLNANPMLQRALLMQQMQGNLRGFNMTAPALQQFFPQATRHSLLGPPPVGVSLKPTRLGFPSLPFQRQNRMFRKDFQRVPDRKRELDAGSSSQTQGDEKMEIPEEAQAGSEQNNNSPSTEPRTPTESVLNAEPAAKRLKSVTEESALEDAAGSKEESSTHGQADGTDNVKEYAAEDLSKERKFSEEPKAPEVLSSGGSLKVTIQQSSESRAISTTALKPGHWTCEVGTADPSPESVLKFYCYICKTNCCSQQNFQSHMAGIQHQQRLGEIQHMSNVCFVSLLPMVKEQKLLAEKDGETQQRWCNTCQIHFTGDLIKHRRTQEHKLAKRSLRPFCTVCSRHFKTPRKFVEHMKSPEHKQKAKEVRMGEKELGSPEDSEELITVDAVGCFEDDEEEEEEEGIGEDEDDLDVVLVENEDSAAKQTGLKEVSLEDYEGSEKYCPDTAYGLQLPIAG from the exons ATGTTCAACCAGCAGcagttccagcagcagctgctgcagctccagcacctcctccagcagcagcagcaccaccatcaccaccatcCCCCGGCGCAGCAGGGAGGCCG GGGTTTGCCGCCACCACCACCGCAACAGCAACAGATGCTGAGCTTACGTGCAACAAATCAACCATCGCTTCTCAATGCCAATCCTATGCTTCAGCGGGCCTTACTCATGCAACAGATGCAAG GAAACTTGCGTGGATTTAACATgacagccccagcactgcagcagttttttcctcAGGCTACAAGACATTCCCTCCTAGGGCCACCACCTGTTGGGGTCTCATTAAAGCCGACTCGCCTGGGCTTCCCCAGCCTTCCCTTCCAGCGGCAGAACCGGATGTTTCGCAAG GACTTCCAGAGGGTCCCCGACAGGAAGCGGGAACTAGATGCAGGCTCTTCATCTCAGACACAAGGTGATGAGAAAATGGAAATCCCAGAGGAAGCGCAAGCAGGGTCAGAGCAGAACAACAACTCTCCATCCACAG AACCAAGAACTCCAACAGAATCTGTGTTGAACGCTGAGCCTGCAGCAAAAAGACTGAAGAG TGTGACTGAAGAGTCTGCATTAGAGgatgcagcaggcagcaaggaAGAGTCGAGCACCCATGGCCAAGCTGATG GTACAGACAATGTAAAGGAGTACGCAGCTGAAGATCTCTCTAAAGAGAGGAAATTCTCTGAGGAACCAAAAGCTCCTGAG GTGTTGAGCTCCGGAGGTTCACTGAAAGTCACTATCCAGCAGAGCAGCGAGAGCAGAGCTATCAGTACAACAGCTCTGAAACCAGGGCACTGGACCTGCGAGGTGGGCACAGCTGATCCCAGCCCTGAATCAGTCCTTAAATTCTACTGTTACATCTGCAAGACCAACTGCTGCAGTCAGCAG AATTTCCAATCCCACATGGCTGGAATTCAGCACCAGCAGCGCCTCGGGGAGATTCAGCACATGAGCAacgtttgttttgtttcactacTGCCTATGGTGAAGGAGCAGAAGTTGCTGGCAGAGAAAGATGG AGAGACCCAGCAGCGGTGGTGTAACACTTGTCAGATACACTTCACAGGGGATCTTATCAAACATCGCAGGACCCAGGAACACAAG CTGGCCAAACGCTCGCTTCGTCCTTTCTGTACTGTCTGCAGCCGCCACTTCAAGACCCCTCGCAAGTTTGTGGAGCATATGAAATCCCCCGAGCACAAACAGAAAGCCAAAGAG GTGAGAATGGGAGAGAAGGAGTTGGGCAGCCCCGAAGATTCAGAGGAGTTGATCACAGTGGATGCTGTTGGCTGTTTTGAAgatgatgaggaggaggaggaagaggaaggaattGGTGAGGATGAAGATGACCTTGATGTAGTGCTGGTAGAGAATGAGGATTCTGCTGCCAAGCAG